A genomic region of Streptomyces diastaticus subsp. diastaticus contains the following coding sequences:
- a CDS encoding L,D-transpeptidase — translation MKNDRTRARRAAAAAAAVLALVAALAGCGAGGGPADDPAGGGPGRPVRITITPSDGSVGVGPDGPLEVRVERGRLESVKVVRVRDARKEPVPGELSGDGRRWRPVDGVLALAAKYTVHAVASDGERRAARHASFTTVVPRERFIGYVTPENRATVGTGMIVSLEFNREIADRMAVERAVRVTADPEVPVAGHWFGRDRLDFRPERYWEPGTEVTVALGLRDVEGAPGVFGLQRKAFTFTVGRSQVSTVDAAAHTMRVVRAGEEPVTVPVTAGAPGSTTYNGRMVVTEMLDVTRMDGATVGYGGEYDIPDVPHAMRLTRSGTFLHGNYWAGDSVFGRSNVSHGCVGLRDVKGGGHATPAGWFYDRSLIGDVVEVVNSDDRTVAPDNGLGGWNLDWREWRAGSALG, via the coding sequence GTGAAGAACGACAGGACGCGCGCTCGGCGCGCAGCAGCGGCAGCGGCGGCGGTGCTGGCCCTGGTGGCCGCCCTCGCCGGGTGCGGGGCGGGCGGCGGCCCGGCCGACGACCCGGCGGGCGGCGGGCCCGGCCGGCCGGTGCGGATCACCATCACCCCTTCGGACGGCAGTGTGGGGGTGGGGCCGGACGGGCCGCTGGAGGTGCGGGTGGAGCGGGGGCGGCTGGAGTCGGTGAAGGTGGTCCGGGTACGCGACGCCCGCAAGGAGCCGGTGCCCGGGGAGCTGTCCGGCGACGGGCGGCGCTGGCGGCCGGTGGACGGCGTGCTGGCGCTGGCCGCCAAGTACACCGTGCACGCCGTCGCCTCGGACGGGGAGCGGCGGGCGGCCCGGCACGCCTCCTTCACCACGGTGGTGCCCCGGGAGCGGTTCATCGGCTACGTGACGCCGGAGAACCGCGCCACGGTCGGCACCGGCATGATCGTCTCGCTGGAGTTCAACCGGGAGATCGCCGACCGGATGGCCGTCGAGCGCGCGGTGCGGGTCACCGCCGACCCCGAGGTGCCGGTGGCCGGGCACTGGTTCGGCCGTGACCGGCTCGACTTCCGGCCCGAGAGGTACTGGGAGCCCGGCACCGAGGTCACCGTCGCCCTAGGACTGCGCGACGTGGAGGGCGCGCCCGGGGTCTTCGGCCTCCAGCGCAAGGCGTTCACCTTCACCGTCGGCCGCAGCCAGGTCAGCACGGTCGACGCCGCCGCGCACACCATGCGGGTGGTCCGCGCGGGAGAGGAGCCGGTGACGGTGCCGGTCACCGCCGGGGCGCCGGGCTCCACCACGTACAACGGCCGCATGGTGGTGACCGAGATGCTCGACGTCACCCGGATGGACGGGGCCACGGTCGGCTACGGCGGCGAGTACGACATCCCGGACGTGCCGCACGCGATGCGGCTGACCCGGTCGGGCACCTTCCTGCACGGCAACTACTGGGCGGGGGACTCGGTCTTCGGCCGCAGCAACGTCAGCCACGGCTGCGTCGGGCTGCGCGACGTCAAGGGCGGCGGCCACGCCACCCCGGCCGGCTGGTTCTACGACCGGAGCCTGATCGGGGACGTGGTCGAGGTGGTCAACTCCGACGACCGGACCGTGGCGCCCGACAACGGGCTGGGCGGCTGGAACCTCGACTGGCGCGAGTGGCGAGCCGGTTCGGCGCTCGGCTGA
- the glgX gene encoding glycogen debranching protein GlgX gives MSSAAEQRIVQDGPGPPSPGACPPGPGRGPSAPGPPVWPGAPHPLGARPRTGPGGVTGTNFALWAGGAEAVEVCLFDEDGTETRRPLPEFTHGIWHGFLPEVGAGQRYGYRVHGPWDPWTGARFNPAKLLLDPYARAVDAPRGADYRRLPPEVYGHVRDWPQQEYADTVRDDRDSAPYVPKGVVVRDDGPDEWRDDVRPKTPWADTVIYELHVRGFTMRHPDIPEKLRGTYAGLAHPAAVAHLVELGVTAVELLPVHQFAHEDHLLRRGLGNYWGYNSLGWFAPHAAYAAGGTTGQQVGEFRAMVRALHAAGIEVILDVVYNHTAEAGELGPTLSLKGIDNAGYYRLQQDARRYADYTGCGNTPHVVQPHVLRLITDSLRYWVTEMGVDGFRFDLAAALARSFHDVDMLSPFLAVIAQDPVLRRVKLIAEPWDVGTGGYQVGAFPPLWTEWNDRYRDAVRDFWRGALPDVRDLGYRLSGSSDLYAWGGRRPHASVNFVTAHDGFTLRDLVSYERKHNEANGEDNRDGTDDNRSWNCGAEGESDDAAVTALRHRQLRNLLTTLLLSTGVPMLTAGDEMGRTQGGNNNAYCQDDATSWVDWSLRQEPAWADLLALTRRLIALRRAHPVLRSRSFFAGRAQAEDGLRDLAWFTARGGEMTERDWYAPTGTLALYLSGRDIPGRDERGTPVTDAGFHIVLHAGHAPVEVTLPGAPWAEAYEVAVDTAAEQQTAEPGTVHPGGARITVPGRSVLVLRVRE, from the coding sequence GTGTCGAGCGCAGCCGAACAGCGAATCGTCCAGGACGGACCGGGACCGCCGTCGCCCGGCGCCTGTCCGCCCGGCCCGGGCCGCGGCCCGTCGGCCCCCGGCCCACCGGTCTGGCCCGGCGCCCCGCACCCTCTGGGCGCCCGCCCGCGCACCGGGCCCGGCGGGGTCACCGGTACCAACTTCGCGCTGTGGGCGGGCGGTGCCGAGGCCGTGGAGGTCTGCCTCTTCGACGAGGACGGCACCGAGACGCGCCGCCCGCTGCCGGAGTTCACGCACGGCATCTGGCACGGCTTCCTGCCGGAGGTCGGCGCCGGGCAGCGCTACGGCTACCGGGTGCACGGTCCCTGGGACCCGTGGACCGGCGCCCGCTTCAACCCGGCCAAGCTCCTCCTCGACCCCTACGCCCGGGCCGTCGACGCCCCGCGCGGCGCCGACTACCGGCGGCTGCCGCCGGAGGTCTACGGCCACGTCCGCGACTGGCCGCAGCAGGAGTACGCCGACACCGTCCGCGACGACCGGGACTCGGCGCCGTACGTCCCGAAGGGCGTCGTCGTGCGCGACGACGGGCCCGACGAGTGGCGCGACGACGTGCGGCCGAAGACGCCGTGGGCCGACACCGTCATCTACGAGCTGCACGTGCGCGGCTTCACCATGCGCCACCCGGACATCCCCGAGAAGCTGCGCGGCACCTACGCGGGGCTCGCCCACCCGGCGGCCGTCGCCCACCTGGTGGAGCTGGGGGTGACCGCGGTCGAGCTGCTGCCGGTGCACCAGTTCGCCCACGAGGACCACCTGCTGCGGCGCGGCCTGGGCAACTACTGGGGCTACAACTCGCTGGGCTGGTTCGCGCCGCACGCCGCGTACGCCGCGGGCGGCACCACCGGGCAGCAGGTCGGCGAGTTCCGTGCCATGGTCCGGGCACTGCACGCGGCGGGCATCGAGGTCATCCTCGACGTGGTCTACAACCACACCGCCGAGGCCGGGGAGCTGGGCCCCACCCTCAGCCTCAAGGGCATCGACAACGCCGGGTACTACCGCCTCCAGCAGGACGCCCGCCGCTACGCCGACTACACCGGCTGCGGCAACACCCCGCACGTGGTCCAGCCGCACGTGCTGCGGCTGATCACCGACTCGCTGCGGTACTGGGTCACCGAGATGGGCGTGGACGGCTTCCGCTTCGACCTGGCGGCGGCGCTGGCCCGCTCCTTCCACGACGTGGACATGCTCTCGCCGTTCCTCGCGGTGATCGCCCAGGACCCGGTGCTGCGCCGGGTCAAGCTGATCGCCGAACCGTGGGACGTCGGTACGGGCGGCTACCAGGTGGGGGCCTTCCCGCCGCTGTGGACCGAGTGGAACGACCGCTACCGCGACGCCGTCCGCGACTTCTGGCGCGGCGCCCTGCCCGACGTGCGCGACCTCGGCTACCGCCTCTCCGGCTCCAGCGACCTCTACGCCTGGGGTGGCCGCCGCCCGCACGCCTCCGTCAACTTCGTCACCGCCCACGACGGCTTCACCCTGCGCGACCTGGTCTCCTACGAACGCAAACACAACGAGGCCAACGGCGAGGACAACCGCGACGGCACCGACGACAACCGCTCCTGGAACTGCGGCGCCGAGGGCGAGAGCGACGACGCGGCCGTCACCGCCCTGCGCCACCGCCAGCTCCGCAACCTGCTGACCACCCTGCTGCTCTCCACCGGCGTCCCGATGCTCACCGCCGGGGACGAGATGGGCCGCACCCAGGGCGGCAACAACAACGCCTACTGCCAGGACGACGCGACCAGCTGGGTCGACTGGTCGCTGCGCCAGGAGCCGGCGTGGGCGGACCTGCTGGCCCTGACCCGCCGTCTGATCGCGCTCCGCCGCGCCCACCCCGTCCTGCGCAGCCGCTCCTTCTTCGCCGGCCGGGCCCAGGCCGAGGACGGGCTGCGGGACCTGGCCTGGTTCACCGCCCGGGGCGGCGAGATGACCGAGCGCGACTGGTACGCCCCCACCGGCACCCTCGCCCTCTACCTCTCCGGCCGCGACATCCCCGGCCGGGACGAACGCGGTACGCCGGTCACCGACGCCGGCTTCCACATCGTGCTGCACGCCGGGCACGCCCCCGTCGAGGTCACCCTGCCGGGCGCCCCCTGGGCCGAGGCGTACGAGGTGGCCGTCGACACCGCCGCCGAGCAGCAGACGGCCGAGCCGGGCACCGTGCATCCCGGCGGCGCGAGGATCACCGTGCCGGGCCGCTCGGTGCTGGTGCTGCGGGTCCGCGAGTGA